A section of the Alphaproteobacteria bacterium genome encodes:
- a CDS encoding aldehyde dehydrogenase family protein, giving the protein MSVSPVTRAPSAHRSTRDEVENLLGELGVSAEAFRGGKLTVRSPIDGTAIAELKEHSADDVGAAIGRAHDAYLAWRKVPPPNRGELVRLLNDELRANKVALGRLVSLEVGKIVTEGQG; this is encoded by the coding sequence ATGTCCGTCTCTCCCGTTACGCGCGCTCCCTCGGCTCACCGCTCGACCCGCGACGAAGTCGAAAACTTGCTCGGTGAACTCGGCGTAAGCGCCGAAGCATTTCGTGGCGGCAAGCTTACGGTCCGGTCGCCGATCGACGGGACAGCCATAGCCGAACTCAAGGAGCACAGTGCCGATGACGTGGGGGCAGCGATCGGCCGCGCCCACGATGCCTACCTTGCCTGGCGGAAGGTGCCGCCGCCCAACCGGGGCGAGCTTGTGCGTCTTCTCAACGATGAGTTACGCGCAAACAAGGTCGCGCTCGGCCGGCTCGTCTCCCTGGAGGTCGGTAAGATCGTCACCGAAGGCCAAGGC